One Vulpes lagopus strain Blue_001 chromosome 17, ASM1834538v1, whole genome shotgun sequence DNA segment encodes these proteins:
- the SST gene encoding somatostatin, with product MLSCRLQCALAALSIVLALGGVTCAPSDPRLRQFLQKSLAAAAGKQELAKYFLAELLSEPNQTENDALEPEDLSQAAEQDEMRLELQRSANSNPAMAPRERKAGCKNFFWKTFTSC from the exons ATGCTGTCCTGCCGCCTCCAGTGCGCGCTGGCCGCGCTGTCCATCGTCCTGGCCCTGGGCGGTGTCACCTGCGCGCCCTCGGACCCCCGACTCCGCCAGTTTCTGCAGAAGTCCCTGGCTGCCGCCGCGGGGAAGCAG GAACTGGCCAAGTACTTCTTGGCAGAGCTGCTGTCTGAACCCAACCAGACAGAGAATGATGCCCTGGAACCTGAAGATTTGTCCCAGGCTGCTGAGCAGGATGAAATGAGGCTGGAACTGCAGAGATCTGCTAACTCAAACCCCGCCATGGCACCCCGAGAACGTAAAGCTGGCTGCAAGAATTTCTTCTGGAAGACTTTCACATCCTGTTAG